In one Balaenoptera musculus isolate JJ_BM4_2016_0621 chromosome 2, mBalMus1.pri.v3, whole genome shotgun sequence genomic region, the following are encoded:
- the ZNF770 gene encoding zinc finger protein 770, with amino-acid sequence MMAENNLKMLKIQQCVVANKLPRNRPYICNICFKHFETPSKLARHYLIHTGQKPFECDVCHKTFRQLVHLERHQLTHNLPFKCSICPRHFKNLKTFVKHQQLHNETYQNDVKQVRRLLEAKQEKPVYGMYHALTTEERWALHPCSKSDPTHSPTKKKKNIHACTICGKLFPSQSKLDRHALIHTGQRPFKCVLCSKSFRQSTHLKIHQLTHSEERPFQCCFCQKGFKIQSKLLKHKQIHARNKTLQTLSLKVKSPESGPLPNKLNAKQDSFENGDICESEENNQLDVHSIYIVPFQCPECEECFESEQILNGHKCFPARSGKIPSRLKRSYNYKTIVKKILAKLKRAGGKKLDNFRSEKKVFKNSFLKNCDLISGEQSPEQTQRTFMGSLGKHGTYKTVGNKKKKTLTLPFSWQKHFQSQNMGKNVKGILTPENMLTMDNSVNNKDVSIYGSSGEEFFENCEVLQCGFSITNENIYTGHKMCPCDKCEKVFPSVSKLQRHYLIHTGQRPFGCNVCGKSFRQSAHLKRHKLTHIDKIPYRKSLCQVELENLNKLFIHQGDNVNYSASQQCQTLGFQKYEVSESDQTSEIKVKAESEDFILGTPYRNRQPCLSSALLESEQSHHSHCCSYSGRTERNDGLLYQCSVCSKSFRSPSKLERHYLIHAGQKPFECSVCGKTFRQAPHWKRHQLTHFKE; translated from the coding sequence ATGATGgctgaaaacaatttgaaaatgctAAAGATTCAACAGTGTGTAGTAGCCAACAAACTACCTAGAAACAGGCCATATATTTGCAATATTTGCTTCAAGCATTTTGAAACACCCTCAAAATTAGCtaggcattatctcattcataCTGGTCAAAAGCCATTTGAATGTGATGTGTGTCATAAAACCTTTAGACAACTAGTTCATCTGGAAAGACATCAACTAACTCATAATCTGCCTTTTAAATGTAGTATTTGTCCACGCCACTTTAAGAATCTGAAGACGTTCGTGAAGCACCAACAGCTTCACAATGAAACTTACCAGAATGATGTTAAACAGGTCAGAAGACTGCTGGAGGCCAAGCAAGAAAAGCCAGTGTATGGAATGTATCATGCTCTTACCACAGAGGAGAGATGGGCATTACACCCGTGCTCCAAGTCTGATCCTACACACAGccctacaaagaaaaaaaagaatattcacgCGTGTACAATCTGTGGCAAGCTGTTCCCATCACAGTCAAAACTTGACAGGCATGCACTTATTCATACTGGTCAGAGGCCTTTTAAATGTGTCCTGTGCAGTAAATCTTTTCGACAGTCAACTCACTTGAAAATCCACCAACTCACACATTCAGAGGAAAGACCTTTTCAATGTTGTTTTTGTCAAAAAGGATTTAAGATTCAAAGCAAACTTCTGAAGCATAAACAAATCCATGCCAGGAATAAGACTCTTCAGACTCTTTCATTAAAGGTGAAGAGTCCAGAATCAGGCCCCCTGCCtaataaattaaatgcaaagcaGGATAGTTTTGAAAATGGTGATATATGTGAATCTGAGGAGAATAATCAACTTGATGTCCACTCTATTTATATTGTCCCTTTTCAATGTCCAGAGTGTGAAGAATGTTTTGAATCAGAGCAGATTCTCAATGGACATAAGTGTTTTCCTGCCAGAAGTGGCAAAATTCCAAGCAGGCTCAAAAGAAGCTACAACTATAAAACCATTGTTAAAAAAATCTTGGCTAAGCTTAAACGTGCTGGGGgtaaaaaattagataattttcgatctgagaaaaaagtatttaaaaacagTTTCTTGAAAAATTGTGATCTTATTTCTGGTGAGCAGAGCCCTGAACAAACCCAGAGAACATTTATGGGTTCTCTTGGCAAGCATGGAACATATAAGACAGttggcaataaaaagaagaaaacgtTGACTTTGCCATTTTCTTGGCAAAAGCACTTCCAGAGCCAAAATATGGGAAAAAACGTAAAAGGTATTCTTACACCAGAGAACATGTTAACTATGGATAATTCTGTGAATAATAAAGATGTATCTATCTATGGTTCATCAGGTGAGGAATTCTTTGAAAACTGCGAAGTGCTTCAGTGTGGTTTTTcaattacaaatgaaaacatCTATACTGGACATAAGATGTGTCCTTGTGACAAATGTGAGAAAGTGTTTCCTTCCGTATCTAAACTACAAAGACACTATTTAATTCATACTGGACAGAGGCCTTTTGGCTGTAATGTTTGTGGGAAATCTTTTAGACAGTCAGCTCACTTGAAAAGACATAAATTAACTCATATTGATAAGATTCCATATAGAAAATCTCTTTGCCAAGTAGAATTGGAAAATTTGAACAAACTTTTCATTCATCAAGGTGATAATGTTAACTATAGTGCTTCCCAACAATGTCAGACTCTTGGTTTTCAAAAATACGAGGTCTCGGAGTCAGATCAAACATCAGAAATAAAAGTTAAGGCAGAATCAGAGGATTTCATTCTTGGTACCCCCTATAGGAACAGGCAGCCCTGTCTCTCTAGTGCACTTCTGGAATCAGAGCAGAGCCATCATAGTCATTGTTGTAGTTATTCAGGGCGTACTGAGAGGAACGATGGCCTTCTTTACCAATGCAGTGTTTGTTCTAAAAGTTTTAGATCCCCATCGAAGCTGGAAAGACACTATCTAATTCATGCAGGGCAGAAGCCATTCGAATGCTCAGTTTGTGGCAAAACATTCAGACAGGCTCCACACTGGAAGAGACATCAACTTACTCACTTTAAGGAATGA